Proteins encoded by one window of Agelaius phoeniceus isolate bAgePho1 chromosome 5, bAgePho1.hap1, whole genome shotgun sequence:
- the ITIH2 gene encoding inter-alpha-trypsin inhibitor heavy chain H2 has product MKNLSSFLVLFLVSGVRSFDLVIGDIPDEVENLIDLEMDGFPSSSKARNGRYQRSASDWGYDGDLVEDDDKVGLYSYKVQSTITSRLANTMIQAKMVNNARRPQPIMFDVQVPKGAFIDNFTMDINGITFTSHIREKSEARKMYAQAKAKGKAAGIVRSNALDMENFQTEVNVPPGMRIQFQLHYHEMIRRKLSSYEHVISVKPGRLAKHLEVDVRIIEPQGLRYVHVPNSLGDHFNGITTISKGEKKAHVSFKPTMDQQRKCPKCSSTAVDGNFVVQYDVNRETTGGELEIFNGYFIHFFAPENLDPLPKNILFVIDVSGSMWGLKMKQTIEAMKAILSELRAADQFSLIDFNHNVRCWRDNLVSATPAQVEDAKKYIQTIHPNGGTNINEALLRATFILNEAKSLGMLDPNSVSMIVLVSDGDPTVGELKLTTIQKNVKQSIKDEFSLFCLGIGFDVDYDFLQRIATDNRGMAHRIFGNQETSLQMKNFYNQVSTPLLKKIQFNYPQESVSDVTQSSFHNYFGGSEIVVAGKVDTENLQHLESIVTATAANAELVMETLRDVEELDGFMKKDKYADPDFTRKLWAYLTVNQMMAERNAAPTAALKRNITKSILQMSLDHHIVTPFTAMLIENAEKDEIMLADQPKDPRKGCCPGTLGLTPNAPNNNKGIPAWANVSAVPVSFMPEQRSPPVSSLSINRVDNDPHFIIHLPKSQRNICFNINSEPGKILNLVSDPGTGVVVNGQLVGAKKAENKKLNTYFGKIGFYFQKKGLKVEISTEKITLKDGSYAITLSWADTGHIIRKQLLISVKKESNVTITVGEEMSFMVLLHRVWKKHPVNVDFLGIYIPPENQFSPAAHGLIGQFVSEPEVSIHHQTPGQAPEKPQAIMEVKGNKFTVTRGVQKDYRTDRVLGTDVLCWFVHNSGKGFIDGHYRDYLVPHLYSFMKEP; this is encoded by the exons atgaagaatcTGAGCAGCTTCTTGGTTTTGTTCCTCGTTTCTGGAGTCAGGAGCTTTGATCTGGTGATTGGGGACATCCCAGAT GAAGTGGAAAACCTGATTGATCTGGAAATGGATGGATTTCCCTCAAGCTCCAAGGCCAGAAATGGCAGGTACCAG cGGAGCGCATCTGACTGGGGGTATGATGGAGATCTG GTGGAGGATGATGACAAGGTAGGTCTTTACAGCTACAAGGTGCAGTCCACCATCACATCCAGGCTGGCCAACACCATGATCCAAGCCAAGATGGTGAACaatgccaggaggccccagccCATCATGTTTGACGTGCAAGTCCCCAAAGGAGCCTTCATTGACAACTTTACCAT GGATATCAATGGTATCACATTTACCAGCCATATTCGGGAAAAATCTGAAGCCAGAAAAATGTATGCTCAAGCAAAAGCCAAAGGCAAAGCTGCTGGAATAGTCAG GAGCAATGCCTTGGACATGGAAAACTTCCAAACCGAAGTAAACGTGCCCCCAGGAATGAGGATCCAGTTCCAGCTTCACTACCATGAAATGATCCGAAGGAAGCTGAGCTCCTACGAGCACGTCATCTCTGTGAAGCCAGGGCGCCTGGCCAAGCACTTGGAG GTGGATGTCCGCATCATTGAGCCGCAGGGACTGCGCTACGTGCACGTTCCTAATTCACTCGGAGATCACTTCAATGGAATCACCACCATCTccaagggagagaaaaag GCTCACGTTTCTTTCAAGCCAACAATGGATCAGCAGAGAAAATGCCCCAAGTGCTCGTCCACGGCCGTGGATGGAAATTTTGTGGTGCAGTACGATGTGAACAGAGAAACCACGGGGGGAGAGCTGGAA attttCAATGGCTATTTTATTCACTTCTTTGCTCCGGAAAATCTTGATCCACTgcccaaaaatattttatttgttatAGATGTCAGTGGCTCAATGTGGGGACTGAAAATGAAACAG ACCATCGAGGCCATGAAGGCAATACTGAGTGAGCTCCGTGCTGCTGACCAGTTCTCCCTCATTGACTTCAACCACAACGTCCGGTGCTGGAGGGACAATCTGGTCTCAGccaccccagcccaggtggAAGATGCCAAGAAGTACATCCAGACAATCCATCCCAACGGGG GCACAAATATCAATGAAGCTCTTCTCCGAGCCACTTTCATCCTGAACGAAGCCAAAAGTTTAGGCATGTTGGACCCAAACTCAGTTTCCATGATTGTACTGGTATCTGATGGAGACCCGACAGTAG GTGAGCTGAAGCTGACAACCATCCAGAAGAACGTGAAGCAGAGCATCAAGGATGAATTCTCTCTCTTCTGCCTGGGGATTGGGTTTGATGTAGATTACGATTTCCTGCAGAGGATCGCAACCGACAACCGCGGCATGGCCCACAGGATTTTTGGAAACCAGGAGACTTCTCTCCAAATGAAG AATTTCTACAACCAGGTCTCCACCCCACTCCTGAAGAAGATTCAGTTCAACTACCCCCAGGAGTCAGTGTCAGACGTcacccagagcagcttccaCAACTACTTTGGTGGCTCAGAGATTGTGGTGGCCGGGAAGGTGGACACAGAAAACCTGCAGCACTTGGAGAGCATCGTCACAGCGACTGCA GCAAACGCAGAGCTCGTCATGGAAACCCTGAGAGATGTTGAAGAGCTGGATGGATTCATGAAAAAGGACAAATATGCAGATCCTGACTTCACCAGGAAGCTGTGGGCCTATCTGACTGTCAACCAGATGATGGCAGAGAG AAACGCAGCCCCCACCGCAGCTTTGAAGAGGAACATCACCAAATCCATCCTGCAGATGTCTCTGGACCATCACATCGTCACCCCCTTCACAGCCATGCTGATAGAGAATGCTGAGAAGGATGAGATAATGCTGGCAGACCAGCCCAAAGAccccaggaagggctgctgCCCAG GAACCCTGGGATTAACTCCAAATGCACCCAATAACAACAAAGGGATCCcagcctgggccaatgtctcAGCTGTGCCAGTCAGCTTCATGCCTGAGCAAAGGAGCCCACCAGTGTCCTCTCTGAGCATCAACAGAG tGGACAATGACCCACATTTCATCATCCACCTGCCCAAGAGCCAAAGGAACATCTGCTTCAACATCAACTCAGAGCCTGGGAAGATCCTAAACTTGGTTTCTGATCCTGGCACTG GAGTTGTGGTCAATGGGCAGCTCGTCGGGGCCAAGAAAGCAGAGAATAAGAAACTCAACACATACTTTGGCAAGATTGGGttttatttccaaaagaaaGGCCTGAAAGTGGAGATAAGCACGGAAAAGATCACGCTGAAAGATGGCTCGTATGCCATCACACTGAGCTGGGCTGACACAGGGCACATCATCCGCAAACA GCTCCTCATATCTGTGAAGAAAGAAAGCAACGTTACCATCACTGTGGGGGAGGAGATGTCCTTCATGGTTTTGCTGCACCGTGTGTGGAAGAAACACCCAGTGAATGTTGACTTTCTGGGGATCTACATTCCCCCAGAAAACCAGTtctctcctgcagcccatgggcTGATAG GTCAGTTTGTGTCTGAACCAGAAGTGTCAATCCACCATCAAACACCTGGGCAAGCTCCAGAGAAACCACAAGCCATCATGGAAGTGAAGGGCAACAAGTTCACTGTTACCAG